In the genome of Ziziphus jujuba cultivar Dongzao chromosome 10, ASM3175591v1, the window TATAtgacattaattaatttagtaaaaaaaaactaattaattgaaAAGGTGAATTCAATTAGATATGGATCATAAGACGATTGGAAAGAAACTAACAACAATACTCAAATTGCAAAAATGCAAATTTTTCTGCACATCACCTGTTGATAATGACAAAGCAATTTGGCTTGCTCTAACAAGTCATCAGAACCCACAACGAAACAAACTACAGGTCAATTGTTGTGAAATCGGAAAAACAACACAGATTAAAAGCAACTCTATGGTCTTAAAggtcatattaattaatttagttagaaagaaagaaaagaaagtaattcatttaAGAGATGAATTCAATTAGATATAGATCACTACAGGAGGAGAAAGAAACTAATAACAATACTCAAATTGCTAAATGCAAATCTATGTGCACATGGCCTGTTGATAATGACGAAGTAGTTTGGTTTGCTCTAACAAGTCAGAAGAACAAATTGAGAGCAACTTTATGGTCTTAAAGAAGTGACATTAACAAGCATCAAAACCTCACAGGAATTGTAAACGGAGTTGTTAAATCATGAGAACAATGCCTTGCATTCACAGCGAGATTCATAATAATATGCCATTAACAGaaatgatattaaatattttccCAGTACAGATAAACTAGTCACTTTACAAGAACATTCACAAGAAGCAGCTGTTCCACTTCTATTCTTTCAAATAAAGCATACTTATCATAATTATTTCACTAAAATTCATGAATACGTCTTCCCTTCCGAAGCCATCCTCGGTCAGAAGGCCTGAATTTAAATCAccatttacacacacacacacaaaaagaaaaaaaaagaaaaaaaagaaaaaaaaatgttctttgCATATGGGACTAAAAGATGGAGATCCATATGATGGTCTGAGACAACACTCAAGGACTATATCAAACATGCAGAAACTTAGATTGAACTGAAAAATGAGGCAGGATCTGGTGGAATTGAGACTTCAACAGCGCCTTCAAGCATCTGAGTGACTTTCTTCATGGAGGGTCTAAGTGATGGTTCCTCCTGAATGCACCAAATGGCAATCTTTACAAATTTTTCTACACTCTTCATATCGTCCATGGCCTCCTTGTCATCCTTCACCAGAAGATGCAGTTTTCCATCTATGTAGCAATCATACGCCCAATCAGCCAGTATCCTTTGATCCTCGTCTTCTGCACCTAAGTCAAGATTTTTCCTGCAGCAAATAAGCTCTAATAACAATATGCCAAAGCTGTAAATATCCACCTTGACTGTTATTGGCATGTTTCTGAACCACTCCGGAGCAACATACCCCTTAGTTCCTCTTATTTCTGTTACTGTCAGATTCTGGTCTGTCTTCAACAGCTTGGCTAATCCAAAGTGCGAAATTTTAGCTGTAAAAGAGTCGTCTAAGAGTATTTTTTGAGGCCTGATGTCACAATGGATGATTTGGGTGCTACACTCTTCATGCAAGTAAAGCAGCCCTCTTGCAGTTTCAATGGCTATCTGAATCCTGGAGTGCCACTTTATTCCTGACTTGCTGAAGAGGAAACTTGCAAGAGAACCATTCCTCATAAATTCATATACTAGAATCCGGTGCTCTCCCTCGGTGCAGAACCCCAAGAGCTGGACCAAGTTTCTGTGATTAGTTTGTCCAATGGCGTTCACTTCGGCTTTGAATTCCTGCTCTCCTTCTGTCACTATGTTGTAGAACCTTTTGACAGCAACAGGGTCTCCACTATCAGAATTTAGAACACCTTTGAAGACTTTGGCAAAATTACCACTGCCAAGTTCTTGGCTGAATTCATTTGTGAACTCCTTAATCTCTCCGTATGTGAAACATTGGAGATTCCTTCCCGGCAAGACCACACGCGGTTGAAGAACCTTACTTCTTTTTCTGCTATGCAAGCTGAAAACCACAATGGTAGCTAATAATAGGAGGATATTTACAAAAACTGAACTGCTTAAGAGGATTGATCCAATTAGGACCAAAGTTGATCGATCTTTATCTTCTGAATCTGCTCTTCCAGGTTTAAAGGAAGAAAAGTTTTTCCTTACTTTGACAAGAGTTTTCCAACTGATGCTGGCGTCGATCCTACCATTTGAAAGAGGTGATTTCTTCTTGGTACAATTCCCATCTACAAAACTCACGGCGGCGCAGAAACAGTCACTTAAGCAGTCCAGCCTGCAATAATCCTCTGTCACCTGTTGGAAATGCTCGTACTCAGATAAATTCCAATCTGCGTTTTTCATCTCCTGGAAATAGAATTGATCTGTTTCCGGGGTTTCTCTGTCACAACTTTGCGAAACAAAGTCCTGTCTACATCCCAGAGATTCATCATTTGGATCCGTGAAAGAGTAACCTTCAGGGCACTGACAGGTAGGCCTCCCTTGCTCCATTTGACAGTAGCTGTTGAACCCGCACGGTCCCATGCCACGATCATCACCAGATTGACCCAACTTCATGAAGCATATGTTTGAAGGCATGTGGAACAACGAGGACCAGGCCATAGGCCATCTTCCATTAGAGATTGTACTCTTTGGATATACATAATGCCTGAAAACTCCATCATATTCTAGAATTGCTCTCTGGTAGAATTCTTGGGGTGAAACAGCATCAGATGATAGAATTTGAATTATGCTTCCATTCTTTGCTGGTAGATAAATAAAGCCCGACTGGTTGAAGATCAACTGGTTGGTATTGCCATCCGTCTCACTAGTCAAATAGACATGATGACGTGAATCCCGAGGAGAATATGTCACATGAAGCTCGAGATTTCCTTCTTGCAATGTCATATTGTATCTTCCATATGTGTAGTTTTTCTCCGAGTAACGAGCAAACAGCTTGATATCTCCCTGCAAAGTTTGTGTGGGCAAAATTGTGTCGGATGGTTGATTGAAACTCTCCCACAGTAATACAGAATCTCGGCTGACCAGCACCAAGTTTCCAGTATCAAGAATGGCTGCATAGGAAACTGATCCAGTATTGTTGGACTCAGCATTCCATATTTGTTTACCATTTGTGTCCTCAAGGACAAGCGTGCCATCTCTGGCAAGTTCAAGTTTGGATCCAGTTGGTACTAGATTATTCCCATTGGCATACCAAACAATGGTTTTGTCGGGTATTTTGTTGAACCAGATAGCTAGTAAGAAACCATCTTTTTGGATTTGCTGGAAACCAAAAGCAAATTCAGCAGATGGTGAAGCCCAGAAAGAGTTATTGTCCTGTTTTGCAATGAGTGTAGAGCCCAGAGATATGTTCTTGTAAGTCTGAGCCTGTGTAAAATATGGCATAAGACAAGAGATGATGATGAGGAAGAATGAGCATAGAAGATATGGTGGTATGGATTCCATACTGGAGTGAAAGAAGAGTAGGCACTTATGCAGGTTATATATCATAAATGGACAAGTTAAGATTATATATAAAGCCTAAGCTAAATCACAGGACGTTGAAGAAGTTGACCAAGTTTGTAGTGCCTGAACACTTAATCAATGATTTATAAAATGTATCTGATCTTTAATCTAGTACTTCTTGTCAATTGATTGCATAGTATGATTATGATGATTTATATTACTTTAACTAATAGTTGATGAATGGAGATTGATTTTCTTAATTCATTGACTTTCCTTCAAGCTGGCggctttttaattatagtaaacaATTCATGAGAAGAAGTAGCAGATACTAAAATTATTTCCAGGCTTCCAAAGTCCTCTGCTATGGGCCTCTGACTGCTGCATGATAATGTCATATTCTTAGGATAATGATGAAGCAAGTGGATGAAGAGACTTTCCTCCATTGACTAAAGCCGCCTAATAATGAAGCCAATCCTAACAATAATTACCAGATCACAATGCCAACATTTCGGATTCTTTGCTCCATGATCTTGCAAGAATGGCTGAGCAATTTCatagttttaatttgttgccGGACGAGGCCCAACTTGTTGCTGAAGCTTTAAATTTTGAGCACCTTAGAAGGTATTGAAACTGTTTATTTATTTCGTATTAATCCCAAACTTATACacttttacaataaaattatgaatggttaaaaaaaaaaaaaaatcatatattttattaaattatataaaacttcTGACTAGTTGGTATTAGATTTTGAACATAATATGGTTCATCttccattaaaaaagaaaaaaaaaaatcatctaaaTGACTAGTGAAAGTTTTTAGAAGCAAACGGCTGCAAGATTGACAATCTTTCCCCattaaacatatataagaaCACGGGGAActaatatacaaaaaaataaaataaaataaaataaagctcaTCAGGTAATGTTGTTCTAATATTcttgaaaaagcaaaaatatatcTGGATGCGCTTAAtacctgaaaaagaaaaaatcactataaaaaaggaaaaaagaaaaaataactaTTCAATACTTGTTATGGGTCATGGGCTGAATGTCTGTTAATGGGCACGCTAAAAGTACATTCTCGGGATGGGCTATTCTTTGACC includes:
- the LOC125421059 gene encoding G-type lectin S-receptor-like serine/threonine-protein kinase LECRK3 — translated: MIYNLHKCLLFFHSSMESIPPYLLCSFFLIIISCLMPYFTQAQTYKNISLGSTLIAKQDNNSFWASPSAEFAFGFQQIQKDGFLLAIWFNKIPDKTIVWYANGNNLVPTGSKLELARDGTLVLEDTNGKQIWNAESNNTGSVSYAAILDTGNLVLVSRDSVLLWESFNQPSDTILPTQTLQGDIKLFARYSEKNYTYGRYNMTLQEGNLELHVTYSPRDSRHHVYLTSETDGNTNQLIFNQSGFIYLPAKNGSIIQILSSDAVSPQEFYQRAILEYDGVFRHYVYPKSTISNGRWPMAWSSLFHMPSNICFMKLGQSGDDRGMGPCGFNSYCQMEQGRPTCQCPEGYSFTDPNDESLGCRQDFVSQSCDRETPETDQFYFQEMKNADWNLSEYEHFQQVTEDYCRLDCLSDCFCAAVSFVDGNCTKKKSPLSNGRIDASISWKTLVKVRKNFSSFKPGRADSEDKDRSTLVLIGSILLSSSVFVNILLLLATIVVFSLHSRKRSKVLQPRVVLPGRNLQCFTYGEIKEFTNEFSQELGSGNFAKVFKGVLNSDSGDPVAVKRFYNIVTEGEQEFKAEVNAIGQTNHRNLVQLLGFCTEGEHRILVYEFMRNGSLASFLFSKSGIKWHSRIQIAIETARGLLYLHEECSTQIIHCDIRPQKILLDDSFTAKISHFGLAKLLKTDQNLTVTEIRGTKGYVAPEWFRNMPITVKVDIYSFGILLLELICCRKNLDLGAEDEDQRILADWAYDCYIDGKLHLLVKDDKEAMDDMKSVEKFVKIAIWCIQEEPSLRPSMKKVTQMLEGAVEVSIPPDPASFFSSI